A stretch of the Vibrio aphrogenes genome encodes the following:
- a CDS encoding nickel-dependent hydrogenase large subunit, protein MNKRIVIDPITRIEGHLRIEVEIDETNTIQKAWASSTLWRGIETIVKDRSPLDVGLMVQRICGVCTYSHYRCSTEAIENALGITIPVNAQYIRSLMMTALHLHDHIVHFYHLHGLDWVDVVSALSADPAKAAQVAMKYSDTPIACGEGELRQVQERVKGLVATSKLGPFANGYWGNKTYKFTPEQNLIALSHYLKALEVQRVAAQLLAIFGGKSPHPQSIVVGGITSVRDMLSPARLQEWKQKFDDVANFIENAYYPDILMAAEAYKTEPSALGGLHVKNFLCSDEFLLNKGQFLFTQGVVKNGDLSQVFDLNPDDIKEDVTHSWYTAEAPQHPYQGTTIPEYTGFIERDTLDGKLPTLNEDGKYSWVKSPRYQGEAYEVGPLATLIVNYARGNQVVVDTVDQFLAQAGLPVEALFTTLGRTAGRMLQSVINLRESVKTFDALVSNIEVDELTYVEPHIDPAEEYIGHQMIEAPRGMLSHWVRIKDGKVENYQAVVPTTWNAGPTDENGKMGPYEASLVGIQLEDPSKPLEVLRVIHSFDPCMSCSVHVMDYQQQTLGEFKVNTAG, encoded by the coding sequence ATGAATAAACGTATTGTCATCGATCCTATCACTCGTATTGAAGGCCACTTACGTATCGAAGTGGAAATCGACGAAACAAATACCATCCAAAAGGCTTGGGCATCATCAACCTTATGGCGAGGCATCGAAACCATCGTCAAAGATCGTTCTCCACTTGATGTCGGCTTAATGGTTCAACGAATCTGTGGGGTTTGTACGTATTCTCACTACCGTTGCAGTACTGAAGCCATTGAAAATGCTCTAGGAATTACGATCCCAGTCAACGCACAATACATTCGTAGCCTCATGATGACCGCCCTACATCTGCATGATCATATTGTGCATTTTTATCATTTACATGGTTTAGATTGGGTGGATGTCGTCTCCGCGTTAAGTGCAGACCCAGCCAAAGCCGCCCAAGTGGCAATGAAATATAGCGATACTCCGATTGCTTGTGGTGAAGGTGAGTTACGTCAAGTGCAAGAGCGAGTAAAAGGCTTAGTCGCCACCAGCAAACTGGGTCCATTTGCGAATGGCTATTGGGGAAATAAAACCTACAAATTCACCCCCGAGCAAAACCTCATTGCCCTCTCGCATTACTTAAAAGCCTTAGAAGTACAACGCGTGGCAGCGCAGCTATTGGCCATCTTTGGAGGTAAGTCCCCACATCCACAATCGATTGTGGTCGGCGGTATTACGTCAGTACGCGATATGCTCAGCCCAGCTCGATTACAAGAATGGAAACAAAAATTCGATGACGTGGCCAACTTCATTGAAAACGCTTATTACCCCGACATTCTAATGGCAGCGGAGGCCTATAAAACTGAGCCAAGCGCACTAGGCGGGCTGCATGTGAAAAACTTCCTGTGTAGCGATGAGTTCTTACTCAACAAAGGCCAGTTCTTATTCACTCAGGGGGTAGTAAAAAATGGCGATTTAAGTCAGGTTTTTGATTTGAATCCCGATGATATAAAAGAAGATGTCACGCACTCTTGGTATACCGCTGAGGCACCGCAACATCCTTATCAAGGCACCACCATACCTGAATATACCGGCTTTATTGAACGCGACACCTTGGATGGCAAATTGCCCACCTTAAATGAAGACGGAAAATATTCTTGGGTCAAATCGCCGCGTTATCAAGGTGAAGCTTATGAAGTGGGCCCATTAGCCACCTTAATCGTCAACTATGCACGTGGCAATCAAGTGGTGGTTGATACTGTTGATCAATTCCTAGCACAAGCAGGATTACCGGTTGAAGCTTTATTTACCACTTTAGGCCGTACCGCAGGTCGTATGCTACAAAGCGTGATCAATTTACGTGAAAGTGTCAAAACCTTCGATGCTTTAGTCAGTAATATTGAAGTGGATGAATTAACTTACGTTGAGCCGCACATTGATCCTGCCGAAGAATATATCGGTCATCAAATGATCGAAGCGCCACGTGGCATGCTCAGTCACTGGGTACGCATCAAAGACGGAAAGGTGGAAAACTATCAAGCCGTCGTGCCCACCACTTGGAATGCGGGTCCAACCGATGAAAATGGCAAAATGGGGCCTTATGAAGCTTCTTTGGTTGGCATTCAACTAGAAGATCCAAGTA